In one Silene latifolia isolate original U9 population chromosome 10, ASM4854445v1, whole genome shotgun sequence genomic region, the following are encoded:
- the LOC141608940 gene encoding uncharacterized protein LOC141608940, with protein MGETKPEFSLATLKDDINSLHDLLKTQFDPLILTTKLYDAAIRGDLNSLHNLLSQDPFILDRCIIEKSDRFMQSPLHVAASLGHLEFTTEILSQKPELAKQLDQSTRSSALHLASEKGHLNVVMKLLEVMPNMCFARDQEGRNPVHVAAINNQFHVLEFLVLTNPSAAQERTNAHETILHLCVKYAKLETLKYLLDVIGELLNAKDNDGNTVLHLAVIANQPETVKLLVNNKRIQQNAINKDGLTAIDCLIRAEENPDDNDNIRRTLKRAKTMKAKYVEKHEKKDVKWLEKQRTSLMVVASLIATMAFTFGINPSWGPESSPDVPPTSDVNFDIIVGINTVGFVSSLSVVILLIGGLPCKRFFVVILMITMWVSISATLLTYMLALENPSNPPLGHSVDNTIVYSLKVWIILVAILLLGNIARLLFKPAKKLLRLVKKMWCEYVLKHEPVIGMNSLSSVRNDTP; from the exons ATGGGAGAAACAAAACCCGAGTTTAGCCTAGCTACTCTCAAAGACGACATCAATTCCCTCCACGACTTGTTGAAAACACAATTTGATCCACTCATCCTAACCACAAAATTATATGATGCAGCAATTAGAGGAGACTTGAACTCCTTACACAACTTACTTTCTCAAGATCCATTCATCTTAGATCGTTGCATTATCGAAAAATCAGACCGTTTCATGCAGTCGCCATTACATGTTGCCGCAAGTCTTGGTCACTTAGAGTTCACCACTGAAATTCTAAGTCAAAAGCCTGAACTAGCCAAACAACTTGATCAATCGACTAGATCATCTGCACTACATTTGGCCTCGGAGAAAGGGCACTTAAACGTTGTGATGAAGTTACTCGAAGTGATGCCTAACATGTGCTTTGCACGCGATCAGGAAGGTCGGAACCCTGTTCATGTTGCGGCCATAAATAATCAATTCCATGTGCTCGAATTTCTTGTTCTTACAAACCCATCTGCTGCTCAAGAAAGGACCAATGCCCATGAGACCATTTTGCATTTGTGTGTCAAGTACGCCAAACTTGAGACTCTCAAATACTTGCTGGATGTTATTGGGGAGCTTCTCAATGCCAAGGACAATGACGGTAATACTGTCTTGCACCTTGCTGTGATAGCCAACCAACCCGAG ACTGTAAAGTTGTTGGTTAATAACAAAAGGATTCAACAAAATGCAATCAACAAGGATGGGTTAACAGCAATTGACTGTCTGATTCGAGCTGAGGAGAATCCAGATGACAACGATAATATTCGAAGAACACTAAAGCGAGCAAAAACAATGAAGGCAAAATATGTTGAAAAACACGAGAAGAAAGATGTGAAATGGTTGGAAAAACAACGAACCTCATTGATGGTGGTTGCCTCCCTAATCGCAACCATGGCCTTTACATTTGGAATTAACCCTAGTTGGGGACCCGAATCGAGCCCAGATGTACCACCTACCTCTGATGTGAATTTTGACATTATAGTCGGTATCAATACCGTAGGTTTTGTATCATCTTTAAGCGTGGTGATACTCCTCATTGGCGGCCTCCCTTGCAAACGATTCTTTGTTGTTATTCTTATGATTACTATGTGGGTCTCCATCTCCGCAACATTACTTACTTACATGCTAGCTTTGGAAAATCCTTCAAATCCACCCCTTGGCCATAGCGTTGACAACACCATTGTATATTCGCTCAAAGTCTGGATCATTTTGGTAGCCATTCTTCTACTCGGAAATATAGCTCGTTTGTTATTTAAGCCCGCAAAGAAATTGCTACGTCTTGTGAAGAAAATGTGGTGTGAGTATGTCCTCAAACATGAACCCGTCATCGGTATGAATTCGCTCAGTAGTGTGAGGAATGACACACCTTAA
- the LOC141607445 gene encoding uncharacterized protein LOC141607445, protein MPTLASHAKPTLASISKGFKLPTTDNGTFEIKPSYINLVEINLFGGGATEDPATHMERFVTYCCSIPLTAGVTQDQVKQVLFPFYLRDGATEWLRDLDMEDQGVTDWNSLALSFYKRYFPPQKTNALRNQITSFKQGPTEDLNEAWIRFKRLVRSVPHHGFQKWFLCNQFNNGLYDDHRALLDSSANGRFQDNTNDNNAWKLIDQIATHTAKYGNPRGSTRGGSSSDGAVAAQLETLIAQIAELKTAQSLGNQQTVHAFQSFKQGTPYSNFYNERTREHPNFSYRSQNVLNPTPPPPQGLNQTYTIPQNRGNQPQGGYQRNNQGGQQHLNNDLSDIKAMLQQQMAASQKQEALITQLMAHNKMLDNQIAQLSTSSRQPGTPPSQPEKPHDTANTIHLRSGLTYDGPVMPESVEEIIIEKLDMDAEEKAADEDALIPEKSRSTEISGRSTKTAEQKIGETENSRSTEKSGRSTEKSGRSSDLVGRSTFSPDGVADPSSIAIVTPSTTDKASISDKGKSKVADPPIVIKVPFPGCLKNTKVEQQFGKFLEVVKNLQVTVPFTELITQVPSYAKFMKDILTRTHVIDKALCDLGASVSVMPYSVCKKLNMRHLKVTNVTLQMADRTVKRSLGVLEDVPVKIGKFFIPVDFIVLDMAEDTQIPIILGRPFLHTVGGIIDVKQGPLTLEVGDDSVTLNLASTLAKPMIEDTCYAIDIVDESMFDY, encoded by the exons ATGCCTACATTAGCAAGTCACGCAAAGCCTACCCTTGCATCCATCTCCAAGGGATTCAAACTCCCTACAACAGATAACGGGACTTTTGAGATAAAGCCATCTTACATTAATTTGGTAGAGATAAATCTGTTTGGAGGGGGAGCCACGGAAGACCCTGCTACACATATGGAGAGATTCGTTacctactgctgctccatacccttGACTGCTGGGGTGACCCAGGACCAAGTAAAACAGGTGCTCTTCCCATTTTATCTGCGAGACGGTGCTACAGAGTGGCTACGTGATTTAGATATGGAAGATCAGGGGGTAACCGACTGGAACAGTTTAGCTCTTTCCTTCTACAAGAGATATTTTCCGCCCCAGAAGACGAATGCCTTGAGAAATCAAATTACTAGCTTCAAGCAAGGCCCAACTGAAGACTTAAACGAGGCATGGATTCGTTTTAAGAGATTGGTTCGTTCAGTTCCTCACCATGGGTTTCAAAAGTGGTTTCTCTGTAACCAGTTCAACAATGGACTATATGATGACCATCGGGCATTACTTGATTCCTCAGCTAACGGGAGATTCCAGGACAACACAAATGATAATAATGCTTGGAAACTAATTGACCAAATAGCTACCCATACTGCTAAGTATGGGAACCCCAGAGGTAGCACGAGAGGAGGAAGTTCATCTGATGGAGCTGTTGCAGCTCAGCTAGAGACATTAATTGCTCAGATTGCCGAACTTAAGACAGCCCAGTCTTTGGGAAACCAGCAGACA GTTCACGCCTTCCAGTCCTTCAAACAAGGTACACCATACTCCAATTTCTACAATGAAAGGACTAGAGAGCATCCTAATTTCTCTTATCGAAGTCAGAATGTTCTCAACCCAACTCCACCACCGCCACAAGGTCTAAATCAGACATACACTATTCCTCAGAATCGGGGAAATCAACCACAAGGTGGTTATCAGAGGAACAATCAAGGAGGTCAACAACATCTAAACAATGATCTATCTGACATTAAGGCCATGCTTCAACAACAGATGGCAGCCTCACAAAAACAAGAGGCACTTATCACTCAGTTGATGGCGCATAACAAGATGTTGGACAATCAAATTGCCCAACTATCCACTTCAAGTAGACAACCAGGTACACCACCGTCTCAGCCTGAGAAGCCGCATGACACGGCTAATACGATTCATCTTCGAAGCGGTCTTACCTATGATGGACCCGTGATGCCTGAGAGTGTTGAGGAGATCATAATTGAGAAGTTAGATATGGATGCGGAAGAAAAAGCAGCGGACGAAGATGCTCTGATACCTGAAAAAAGTCGATCAACTGAaattagtggtcgatcgactaaaactgCTGAACAGAAAATTGGGGAGACtgaaaatagtcgatcgactgaaaaaagtggtcgatcgactgaaaaaagTGGTCGATCATCTgatttagttggtcgatcgactttttcgCCAGACGGAGTTGCTGATCCGTCATCTATTGCTATTGTAACACCTTCTACTACTGATAAGGCGTCTATTTCTGACAAAGGGAAGAGTAAAGTTGCTGACCCACCAATTGTTATCAAGGTTCCTTTTCCAGGGTGCCTGAAGAACACAAAAGTCGAGCAACAATTTGGTAAATTCTTGGAGGTCGTTAAAAATCTTCAGGTAACTGTACCTTTTACCgaactaattacccaggtaccctcttatgctaagtttatgaaggacaTCTTGACCC GCACTCATGTAATAGATAAAGCTTTATGTGATTtgggtgccagtgtcagtgtcatgccctattctgTTTGCAAGAAACTGAATATGAGGCATCTTAAAGTTACCAATGTTACCCTACAAATGGCTGACCGAACAGTTAAGCGATCTCTAGGTGTATTAGAGGATGTCCCTGTTAAGATAGGAAAATTCTTTATACCTGTTGATTTCATTGTATTAGATATGGCCGAGGACACGCAGATCCCCATAatcttgggtaggccatttttgcatACTGTAGGAggcattattgatgtcaaacagggACCTTTGACTCTCGAGGTAGGGGATGATAGTGTTACTTTAAACTTGGCTAGTACGCTGGCTAAGCctatgatagaggatacatgttatgcTATAGACATTGTAGATGAATCTATGTTTGATTATTGA